The Coprothermobacter sp. genome has a segment encoding these proteins:
- a CDS encoding basic amino acid ABC transporter substrate-binding protein, giving the protein MKKTAFARSVVLMVVAVMIVTVLTGCKTQSGTLNWGTDPTYAPFEYADEANKPTGFDVELMAAIAAKMGRTSNLTSGAFDGLLLALQGKKFDAVCAAMT; this is encoded by the coding sequence ATGAAGAAGACAGCGTTTGCCCGTAGTGTCGTGTTGATGGTTGTTGCTGTAATGATCGTCACGGTCTTGACAGGATGCAAGACTCAGAGTGGAACACTCAACTGGGGGACAGACCCGACGTATGCGCCATTCGAGTACGCCGACGAAGCCAACAAGCCCACAGGGTTTGATGTCGAACTGATGGCAGCCATCGCAGCGAAGATGGGCCGGACCAGCAATTTAACCAGCGGGGCTTTTGACGGGCTTCTCCTTGCCCTGCAGGGAAAGAAGTTCGACGCGGTCTGCGCCGCCATGACGA